The genomic region GATGTTAGCGGATTTAAATTACCGGAAGAAGGAGGAAACTGGCTTGCCTATAAAACCGTGGTAGCTAAAAAGGAAGATTCCCTTTCCATAGTTGAAAAAGATACGTTACAACAAAAGGATAAAAAAAACGCAAAAAACGATACTCTTCTTGTAGTTTATAATCCACTTACCCTTGATAGCCTTTCTTTTGAAAACCCTTCCGATTATACGTGGGCAAAACGTGCCAATAAACTTTTAATAACTTCCGAAGAAAAGGATTCCATCAAAACCAATTCTTTCCTTTTTAGGTTAGATACAGATACGAAAGCGGTAGATACCGTTTTTACTTCAGAAGGAGTGATTAAAAAAGCTGTTTTGGATGAAGAGGGAAAGCGTTTGGCTTTTCTAAGATCTCAAGATACAGGGGATGTGAAAAATTATAAACTTTTTAAAGAGGGCAATAACGGTGTAACGGTGTTGAACGAAAAACAGATAAAAGGGTTACCGGAAGAATGGTTGCCCTCGGAAAATCAACAAATTTATTTTTCTGAGGATGGAAAGCGCCTCTACTTCGGCACCACCAAAGCAGCGATCGACCATAAAAAAGATACTCTTTTAAATGTGGAACGGGCAAGACTTGATATATGGTCATGGACGGATAAGGAGCTGCAGCCGATGCAAAAGTTAAATGTGAAGGAAGACAAGAATAAAACCTATATCGCTGTGTACGACTTTGAAAAAGAGGAAGCAATACAATTGGGGGATACCTTGGTGCCCGACTTACGGATTTACGATGAAGGAAAAGCAAAATATGCGGTTGGGAGTGCAAACGAAAGTTACAAAAGAGCTTCCTCTTGGTCTGCCTTATTTCTAGACGATTACTATTTGGTAGATACAGAAACAGGTGGCAAAACGAAGCTTGTTGAAGGCCAGAATAGGCTTTGGTTAGGGCCTGCCCAAAAATACGCTGTTTATTATAACCGCAAGGATAGTGTGTATTATTCTATTGATATAGAGAGCAAAAAGGAAATTCCGCTAACGGCTTCTTTGGAAATTGCGTTTTACGATGAATTGAACGACACACCCAATGATCCCCGACCTTATGGAGTAGCTGGATGGGCTGCCAACGACGATGCTATTTTTATTTACGACCGATATGATATTTGGAAAATAGATCCATCCGGAAACAAAAAACCGGAGAATGTAACTGCGGAAGGTAGAACCAATAAAACAATTTATAGATACTTACAGTTGGATAAAGAGGAAGATTTTATCCTTCCGAAGAAAGCATTGGTGTCGGTTTTTAATGAAGAAAACAAAAAGTCTGGTTATGCTTATGCCAATCTACTGAACAAAAGAGCTCCAAAGAATATAGTTTTTGAAGATTTAAGATTTGGGTATCCGCAAAAAGCCAAAAATTCGGAAACCACCGTGTTTACCAAAGAGAACTACAATTTGTATCCAGATTTTTGGAAAAGCGATCTTTCTTTTAAAAATCCGGTTAAAGTAACCGATGGGAATAAACAGCTACAAAATTATAAGTGGGGAAAAGTTTCGCTGGAAAGCTGGACAAATGAAGATGGGGTTAAATTGCAAGGACTTTTATATGTTCCAGAAGACTTGGATCCAAACAAAAAATATCCTTTGGTTTCTTATTTTTATGAAAGACTCTCGGATACCTATCACCGATTTTACGACCCTACCCCCAGTAGGTCTACTATTAACAAGGTTTTTTATCCCAGTAACGACTATATCGTTTTTGTGCCAGATATTGTTTACAAAAAAGGATATCCTGGAGAAAGCGCCTATAATTGTATTGTAAGCGGTATTGAAGCCATGGAGGCGAAATATAGTTTTATAGATAGTGACCGTTTGGCATTACAGGGACAAAGTTGGGGAGGTTACCAAACGGCATACATAATTACAAAAACCAATAAGTTTGCTGCTGCCATGGCAGGCGCTCCAGTAAGTAATATGACGAGCGCTTATGGCGGAATTCGATGGGGAAGTGGAATGAGCAGGATGTTTCAATATGAGCATACACAGAGTAGGATTGGTGGTACCCTTTGGGATGAGTTTGATTTATATGTGGAGAATTCCCCATTATTTAAAGCTCCCGAGATTACCACGCCCCTCCTAATGATGCACAATGATAACGACGGAGCAGTTCCTTGGTATCAAGGGATTGAGTTTTTTGTAGCGCTCCGCAGATTGGATAAGCCAGTGTGGATGCTTTCCTATAACGACGAACCCCATAATTTAAAAGGGGATAGTTGGGGAAACCGAAAAGATCTATCCATACGTATGATGCAGTTTTTCAACCATTACCTGAAAGACAAACCAGCCCCAGAATGGATGAAAAAAGGAAGACCCGCCGTGGAAAAAGAATTTAATAAAGGCTATTAAGGCACTATCTTGCAAAAGTATATTTACAGGGGTCGAACTTTTTTAAGTCCGACCTCTTTTTTTAGCCCTAGTGTTACTTTTTATGAACGTAACTTTACTTTTTGCTTACTGAAGTTTACTTTCTCCTAACTGAGAATTGCTTTTTAGAAACTGAGGTTTACTTTCTTGTTACTGAAGGTTGTATTTTGATTACTTCATGTAACTTTCTTCCAACTGAAGCTTGTTTTTTGTGAGTCCAAACTTACTTTCTTTCAACTGAAATATACTTTATGATGACTAAAGATTACTTTTTCCTGGCTGAAAAATGATTTTTAAAAACCCAAGGTCATGTCGATCCCGAAGCCTCGGGAGAGATATCACATAACACTGATGCCAAGGAGTATGAGTCTTCTCTACAGACGCTGTCGGTCGGCATTGAAATCTACGCTCGAAGTGACTCTGGAGTCATGTCGACTGTAAGTAGACATCACATCATCAAATTCAATGAAAATTGTAAGTTTTATCTTTTACAACTCTATTTTCTTCAACTCTCGGTAGTTTCTTTTTAAGCGTCTCATCAATATTCCGTAAAGCAAATAATAGATGCCCAAGAAGAAGCCAATAATGATGGCGGTTGCGATTATAGAAACAACAAAAATGACTAGATAATCTTTCGTCTCTGCACCTGAAACAAATTTCTCCCAGCCTCCGTTTTGTTG from Galbibacter sp. BG1 harbors:
- a CDS encoding prolyl oligopeptidase family serine peptidase, with the translated sequence MVRIYFLLIFCTLFTISLSAQKKPITVADFDTWKQIENEQLSENGHFLVYEYNPGMGDGTLVITNLNNGKTDSIPRGYAAKINGNSNFVAFKIKAPIETRRKEETKKAKKAKQTKDSLGIFVLNNSTTIKYPDVSGFKLPEEGGNWLAYKTVVAKKEDSLSIVEKDTLQQKDKKNAKNDTLLVVYNPLTLDSLSFENPSDYTWAKRANKLLITSEEKDSIKTNSFLFRLDTDTKAVDTVFTSEGVIKKAVLDEEGKRLAFLRSQDTGDVKNYKLFKEGNNGVTVLNEKQIKGLPEEWLPSENQQIYFSEDGKRLYFGTTKAAIDHKKDTLLNVERARLDIWSWTDKELQPMQKLNVKEDKNKTYIAVYDFEKEEAIQLGDTLVPDLRIYDEGKAKYAVGSANESYKRASSWSALFLDDYYLVDTETGGKTKLVEGQNRLWLGPAQKYAVYYNRKDSVYYSIDIESKKEIPLTASLEIAFYDELNDTPNDPRPYGVAGWAANDDAIFIYDRYDIWKIDPSGNKKPENVTAEGRTNKTIYRYLQLDKEEDFILPKKALVSVFNEENKKSGYAYANLLNKRAPKNIVFEDLRFGYPQKAKNSETTVFTKENYNLYPDFWKSDLSFKNPVKVTDGNKQLQNYKWGKVSLESWTNEDGVKLQGLLYVPEDLDPNKKYPLVSYFYERLSDTYHRFYDPTPSRSTINKVFYPSNDYIVFVPDIVYKKGYPGESAYNCIVSGIEAMEAKYSFIDSDRLALQGQSWGGYQTAYIITKTNKFAAAMAGAPVSNMTSAYGGIRWGSGMSRMFQYEHTQSRIGGTLWDEFDLYVENSPLFKAPEITTPLLMMHNDNDGAVPWYQGIEFFVALRRLDKPVWMLSYNDEPHNLKGDSWGNRKDLSIRMMQFFNHYLKDKPAPEWMKKGRPAVEKEFNKGY